CAACAAAAAAGGGAGAAAGGGAAAATGTTAATTTTTTCCTCCTTCTCCCTTTAATAAGTTCGTTTACTATTAAGATTAATTAAAAGTAATAACGGTTCCATCCTGAATAGCAGGAAATTTATGCGGAGAGGCAAATACTGCCCCTGGCAATACATCCTCTAATGGCTCTTGAAAATATATGGAAATGTGGCCCAATTCCTTAAAGTTTTTATTGGCGTGGGATCCAAGTGCTGTAATTGTAAAGGATTCATTATCAAACGAAATAGTTCCGCCTGCTTTTAATGGTTCATCTGTTAAACTTTCAACCTCATGAATTACTGCCATTTCCCTTAGTTCTTTTGGTGCCTGAGGGCCAAATAAAATTACAATCCTGTCTTCTTTGAAGGTTGGCACCAGCACTCCAATTTCTTTTACAACTGTTTTTGTCACCTTATTAACCTCCATTAACCTTACTTTTGTTTTATTTTTATAGTTTGATAACAGGGCTTTTCTCTGGATTTAATGTAAAAAGCTGATCCTGGAGGGATCTCAGTTTCCAGACAGTTGTTTCCTTGTCTAACTCAACGTCGTCCTGAGTTAAGAATTGACCCGTTTTAATATCCTTTTTTGCAACGACTTTTCCGCTTATAAGTCCGATAGGGATATGACCATTAGTTTTCATATCAGAATGCGTTTCCAGAACTCCTCGTACAGAATATCCGCCAATTCCATCAACGGACTCTCCAGCTTTTATATCACGTTTTGCTACGGCCACTGTTTCAGATACAGGTGCTCCAAGCGGATGAATAGAAGAATCATGCTGAAGAACAGCCTTTGCAATTGTGACCGGTGTTTCTAAACTTGCAAGATGATATGGACGGTATAGTGTGTAATGCGGCCCGTTTCCTACTTTTAAATAGCGTAATTCTTCATCAACCGGCTCCAGCTCACTTTTCACAATAACGAATACACCTGGTGCAAGGCCGTCTACATATTCAACAACTCCAAAGTTATTTAAAACACCGCCATTTTCCTTTAGATTCAGCTTATCTGCCACATCTTCAAGTGTTGCAGAAACCCCATGCATTCCGGTCAGATCAGGAATTAACCCTGTGGCATTACTCAGAAGATTCATTTCTGCCATCGTTTTTGTTCCATCCTGGAATGCAGCGAGCATATGAGCACTCATATGTTTCCTTTGAGCCTCTTCTCTGCAGACGTCAGGATTGGAAAGAGGATTTAATTTGTTATTTTTTCCTTTTCCAGCAACTAATACTTCTAAGCCCATCGTTTTTGCGAATTCATACAGTTCAAGAGTCGCAGCTGGTTCATCACCTGCTGAACCGGTATAAACCAGTCCTGCATTATTAAAAAGCTGGTACATAACTGATCCAATAGTAATATCCACTTCTACATTTAGAAGAACAAGGTGTTTTTTAGACCTTAATGCTTCAAGGGAGATATTAGCACCAACTTCAGGAACTCCGGTCGCATCAACAATCACTTCCACGTCTCTTGATTGGATAACTTCCCGGTAGTCGTTTGTTACCAAAACCGGATTCCTTTTTTTAGATTTCGAGTTATAGTAATCTGCTGCCTTACGTGCAGCCTCAGTATTTACGTCACATACTCCTGTTACGATCATTCCAGGGATTCTTGAGATTTGTGTAATCATACCGAATCCCATTTGTCCTGCCCCTATAACCCCCACCCGGATAGGGGCGTTTTCCCGTTCACGTGTCAATAGTTGCTGATAAATAGACATTTTCCAGACCTCCAGCCTTTTATATTGTAGCGCTTACATTTTCATCATGCTGCTATGTCGTAACATGCGTTACCAACCATAACATTTAATTAAAATTATTAACATTTGTGAATAAAATTATCATTTGTTCCTACAATGCAAGTTTAATCCTCAATAAAAGGGATGTCAAGTAAGAACTTTCAAAAAATTTATTAAATTATTTATTTTAGATAAAAGATAAGCTACGCTGAAAGATCAGCATAGCTCTGAATTATATAAGAAGCCCTTTTGCCGTAGCTTCATCAGTTATTAGAACGTCAATCAATTTTCCTTCAAGCGAAGCCTTAATAGCTTCAACCTTTTCCAGCCCCGAAGCCACCCCTATTACAAGCGGTATTTGACTCAATTTTTCAAGTTCCAGAGAGATCACTCTATCATTCCA
This DNA window, taken from Cytobacillus sp. FSL H8-0458, encodes the following:
- a CDS encoding PTS glucitol/sorbitol transporter subunit IIA, with translation MTKTVVKEIGVLVPTFKEDRIVILFGPQAPKELREMAVIHEVESLTDEPLKAGGTISFDNESFTITALGSHANKNFKELGHISIYFQEPLEDVLPGAVFASPHKFPAIQDGTVITFN
- a CDS encoding NAD(P)H-dependent oxidoreductase translates to MSIYQQLLTRERENAPIRVGVIGAGQMGFGMITQISRIPGMIVTGVCDVNTEAARKAADYYNSKSKKRNPVLVTNDYREVIQSRDVEVIVDATGVPEVGANISLEALRSKKHLVLLNVEVDITIGSVMYQLFNNAGLVYTGSAGDEPAATLELYEFAKTMGLEVLVAGKGKNNKLNPLSNPDVCREEAQRKHMSAHMLAAFQDGTKTMAEMNLLSNATGLIPDLTGMHGVSATLEDVADKLNLKENGGVLNNFGVVEYVDGLAPGVFVIVKSELEPVDEELRYLKVGNGPHYTLYRPYHLASLETPVTIAKAVLQHDSSIHPLGAPVSETVAVAKRDIKAGESVDGIGGYSVRGVLETHSDMKTNGHIPIGLISGKVVAKKDIKTGQFLTQDDVELDKETTVWKLRSLQDQLFTLNPEKSPVIKL